One segment of Thermoanaerobacter kivui DNA contains the following:
- a CDS encoding PDZ domain-containing protein → MVAFIQVFWMTLKTIALSIFTPFFWVVIVLVVMQYRNKIAIERQIMGQEQEPMKELVLDSVFYGVIAALIGSLLIIFLGITIENVGLQYVWPLAIVLMFVNPRYICFSYAGGIVSLSSLIFGFPSISVPALMSIVGILHLMESLLIYIDGPRNTTPIFVRLKDGRVAGGFTMQKFWPIPFAALTIATGITITGQGVNMPDWWPIIKPAGIDLNNAIFLIMPGIAALGYGDLALTQLPEKKTRISSIRLFFFSIVLIILAILGIYIKLFQYLAAIFAPVAHELLILIGQREERENPPLFVAPDTGVMILATAKGSPAREMGIKPGDVILKINDIPINEPDDIIRILNERPSVMWITVKDLNGNYTNYEYKDPQGILGLGVLIVPKATSMIYEINEGGIFIKKLKEIFKNIFKKNK, encoded by the coding sequence ATGGTAGCGTTTATTCAAGTTTTTTGGATGACTTTAAAAACTATAGCTTTGTCCATATTTACCCCCTTTTTCTGGGTAGTAATAGTTTTAGTAGTTATGCAATACAGAAACAAAATTGCAATTGAAAGGCAAATAATGGGTCAGGAACAAGAACCAATGAAGGAATTGGTTCTTGATTCCGTCTTTTACGGCGTGATTGCTGCATTAATTGGCAGTCTTTTGATAATATTTTTGGGGATAACAATAGAAAACGTAGGGCTTCAGTATGTATGGCCTTTGGCTATAGTGTTAATGTTTGTCAATCCTAGATATATTTGTTTTTCTTATGCAGGAGGAATAGTTTCCCTATCCAGCTTGATTTTTGGATTTCCTAGTATAAGTGTTCCTGCACTTATGTCTATTGTAGGTATTCTTCATTTGATGGAAAGCCTTTTAATATATATAGATGGTCCAAGGAATACCACTCCTATCTTTGTAAGGCTTAAGGATGGGCGAGTGGCAGGAGGCTTTACTATGCAAAAATTTTGGCCTATTCCTTTTGCTGCATTAACTATTGCTACTGGGATAACAATAACGGGACAGGGAGTAAATATGCCAGATTGGTGGCCCATTATCAAACCGGCTGGAATTGATTTAAATAATGCAATTTTTTTAATTATGCCAGGTATTGCAGCTTTAGGATACGGAGATTTAGCTTTAACACAACTTCCAGAAAAGAAAACGCGAATTTCTTCTATACGTTTATTTTTCTTTAGTATAGTTTTGATTATATTGGCGATATTAGGAATCTATATTAAATTATTTCAATATTTAGCAGCTATTTTTGCTCCAGTGGCTCATGAGCTTTTAATTTTAATAGGCCAAAGAGAAGAAAGGGAAAATCCACCTCTTTTTGTAGCGCCAGATACAGGAGTGATGATTTTAGCGACAGCAAAAGGTTCTCCCGCTAGAGAAATGGGAATTAAACCGGGGGATGTAATATTAAAAATTAATGATATTCCTATTAATGAGCCAGATGATATAATACGAATACTCAATGAACGGCCTTCTGTGATGTGGATCACTGTAAAAGATTTAAATGGTAATTACACTAACTATGAATATAAGGATCCACAGGGAATTTTGGGATTAGGAGTTTTAATAGTGCCAAAGGCAACTTCTATGATTTATGAAATCAATGAGGGGGGAATATTTATAAAAAAACTAAAAGAAATATTTAAAAACATCTTTAAGAAAAACAAATAA
- a CDS encoding S41 family peptidase codes for MAKKKFYALIVVLLLVTNIITFTVANVVSVVLPNGKVIVPREEYQLMKEYSKLFDIRQILINRYVDKTDPSKLLDGALKGMASSLGDPYTVYMDKKEFSDFMTQTTGTYGGIGIVVAVDKEDHIVVVSPIKNTPGERAGIKSGDIIVEVNNKKVSGKNLDEAVSIMKGPQGTKVTLTIMRDGKTFTKTITREIIKLETVYEDMLPDKIGYIKITMFDQSTSNDFKSALNKLKSQGMKGLIIDLRDNPGGLLEECVNIANMLLPKGVIVTTKGRIDSQEYYSKGPGLGMPLAVLVNKGSASASEILAGAIKDRKAGVLVGTTTFGKGLVQTVVDFKDGTGLKYTVAKYYTPNGTNIQGKGIEPNYVVELPSDYTPKDTLDLKGDTQLIKAFEIIKREIK; via the coding sequence ATGGCAAAGAAAAAATTTTATGCTTTAATAGTGGTACTTCTCTTAGTGACAAATATTATAACTTTTACAGTTGCCAACGTAGTATCAGTTGTTCTTCCAAATGGGAAGGTTATTGTTCCTCGTGAAGAGTACCAACTGATGAAGGAGTACAGTAAGCTTTTTGATATCAGACAAATTCTCATTAACAGATATGTAGATAAAACAGATCCCTCTAAGCTTTTAGATGGTGCTTTGAAGGGAATGGCAAGTTCTTTAGGAGATCCTTATACTGTATATATGGATAAAAAGGAATTTTCAGACTTTATGACACAGACTACAGGTACTTATGGGGGCATAGGAATTGTTGTAGCAGTAGACAAGGAGGACCACATTGTAGTAGTTTCTCCAATAAAAAATACACCTGGTGAGAGAGCAGGAATCAAATCTGGTGATATAATAGTGGAAGTTAACAATAAAAAAGTGAGTGGTAAAAATTTGGATGAAGCAGTTTCAATAATGAAGGGGCCACAGGGTACAAAAGTTACTCTTACAATAATGAGGGATGGCAAAACATTTACCAAGACTATTACGAGGGAAATAATAAAACTGGAAACTGTTTACGAGGATATGTTGCCTGACAAAATTGGATATATTAAAATTACTATGTTTGATCAAAGTACTTCTAATGACTTTAAATCAGCTCTTAACAAATTAAAGTCACAAGGAATGAAAGGACTTATAATAGATTTGAGAGACAATCCCGGAGGACTTTTAGAAGAGTGTGTAAATATCGCGAATATGCTTTTGCCCAAAGGAGTTATTGTAACTACCAAAGGAAGAATTGACAGTCAAGAATATTATTCAAAAGGACCCGGTTTGGGAATGCCCCTTGCTGTACTTGTAAACAAGGGAAGTGCCAGTGCTTCTGAAATTTTAGCTGGAGCGATAAAGGATAGAAAAGCAGGAGTTTTGGTAGGAACTACTACTTTTGGAAAAGGACTTGTCCAAACTGTGGTTGACTTTAAGGATGGAACAGGGTTAAAATATACTGTTGCAAAGTATTACACTCCTAATGGCACTAATATACAGGGAAAAGGCATTGAACCTAATTATGTTGTTGAACTTCCTTCAGATTATACTCCTAAGGATACACTGGATTTAAAAGGTGATACTCAACTTATTAAGGCTTTTGAAATAATAAAAAGAGAGATAAAGTAA
- a CDS encoding murein hydrolase activator EnvC family protein, with the protein MKKDRLKWLIFAVAFAVSTLFMTYPRADQLQDAKNKLNKIQKSINETKKKKDEIINQKKDIAAQIKELDNKLNATAVELANAQKRLDDITAKLNKTREELETAKKIENTQLQTMKERIRAMYISGEWGYLDVLLSSKSFGDFITRLDIVKRIVDFDVNLFDSYKKQRELIQQKEKELAQMKVEAENYKNQIALRQRDLQVAMVSRQGLMRDLERQQKLYEQQEDELLRQSQQLEKVIQELQAKSKLKYTGGKLLWPVPSSDAITSPFGMRYHPILQQNRMHTGIDIAAKTGDPIVAAADGQVIFAGYYGGYGYAIIIDHGDEISTLYAHNSVLLVKEGDTVKRGQVIAKAGSTGLSTGPHLHFEVRKNGVPVNPTDWLK; encoded by the coding sequence TTGAAAAAGGATAGATTAAAATGGCTTATATTTGCAGTTGCATTTGCCGTTTCTACGCTTTTTATGACATATCCCAGAGCCGACCAGCTTCAAGACGCTAAAAACAAGTTAAACAAAATACAAAAATCCATAAATGAAACGAAAAAGAAAAAGGATGAAATAATTAATCAAAAAAAAGATATAGCAGCCCAAATAAAGGAGTTAGACAATAAACTTAACGCTACAGCTGTTGAATTGGCAAACGCTCAAAAGAGGTTGGATGATATTACTGCAAAACTCAACAAGACAAGAGAAGAATTGGAAACAGCTAAAAAAATAGAGAATACCCAGCTCCAGACTATGAAAGAGCGTATAAGGGCGATGTACATAAGCGGTGAGTGGGGATATTTAGATGTACTTTTAAGTTCTAAAAGTTTTGGAGATTTTATAACCAGACTTGACATTGTAAAAAGGATAGTGGACTTTGATGTTAATTTGTTTGATTCATATAAAAAACAAAGAGAACTTATTCAACAAAAGGAAAAAGAGTTAGCTCAAATGAAAGTTGAGGCGGAAAATTATAAAAATCAAATAGCTTTACGCCAAAGAGATTTGCAAGTTGCTATGGTATCAAGACAAGGGTTAATGAGAGACTTAGAAAGGCAGCAAAAATTGTATGAACAGCAGGAAGATGAATTATTGAGACAATCCCAACAGTTAGAAAAAGTTATACAGGAATTACAGGCAAAATCAAAGCTTAAATATACAGGTGGAAAACTTTTATGGCCTGTTCCCTCCAGTGATGCCATAACGTCTCCTTTTGGGATGAGATATCATCCTATACTTCAGCAAAACAGAATGCACACAGGTATTGATATTGCGGCTAAAACAGGTGATCCAATAGTTGCTGCAGCAGATGGACAAGTTATTTTCGCAGGATATTATGGTGGATATGGCTATGCAATAATTATAGACCATGGAGATGAAATATCAACATTGTACGCTCATAATTCTGTTCTTTTAGTAAAAGAAGGAGATACTGTGAAAAGAGGTCAAGTCATTGCTAAAGCAGGAAGTACAGGGCTATCTACAGGTCCGCATCTTCACTTTGAGGTTCGTAAAAACGGTGTTCCGGTCAATCCGACAGACTGGTTAAAATAA
- the ftsX gene encoding permease-like cell division protein FtsX yields MRTIMLFRNFKYFFKESFSNLTRNRLMTVASITSVMAALLILGLFLVIVLNVDTMANQVESQLELKAFLKDDLTKEQIDRIGSDIKSLEGVTSVTFESKKQALENFKRQLGDKSYLVDGLEKDNPLPQSYIVKVKDANMMKDISKEIKQINGVDKVSYGQDVVEKLLGIIKIIRIVGLSVILILFIISIVIISNTIKLGVFARRREINIMKYIGATDWFIRWPFLIEGVILGLLGALLSVTILAVLYGYAVNLVNNRLIVFELLPLDKILGDITLYFSVIGAIIGALGSIISIKRFLNV; encoded by the coding sequence GTGCGTACGATTATGCTCTTTAGAAATTTTAAATACTTTTTTAAAGAAAGTTTTAGTAATTTGACGAGGAACAGACTCATGACAGTGGCTTCTATAACTTCTGTAATGGCGGCTTTACTCATTTTGGGTTTATTCCTTGTAATTGTGCTAAATGTTGATACAATGGCTAATCAAGTAGAGTCTCAGTTGGAACTAAAGGCTTTTTTAAAAGATGACCTTACAAAAGAGCAGATTGACAGAATAGGTAGTGATATAAAATCGTTGGAAGGCGTGACTTCTGTCACTTTTGAGTCTAAAAAACAAGCACTCGAAAATTTTAAAAGGCAATTAGGTGACAAAAGTTATTTGGTTGATGGTTTGGAAAAAGACAATCCACTGCCACAATCTTATATAGTAAAAGTAAAAGATGCCAACATGATGAAGGATATCTCGAAAGAGATAAAGCAAATAAATGGCGTTGATAAAGTAAGCTATGGACAAGATGTGGTGGAAAAGCTCCTTGGGATTATAAAGATAATAAGGATTGTAGGACTTTCAGTGATACTTATTCTCTTTATAATTTCAATTGTTATAATTTCCAACACCATAAAATTAGGGGTTTTTGCCAGAAGAAGAGAGATAAATATAATGAAATACATTGGAGCTACTGATTGGTTTATAAGATGGCCTTTTTTAATTGAAGGTGTAATACTGGGACTATTAGGGGCTTTACTTTCTGTCACAATATTGGCTGTGCTTTACGGCTATGCAGTAAATCTTGTCAATAATAGATTGATTGTTTTTGAACTATTGCCTTTAGACAAAATATTGGGAGATATCACTCTGTACTTTTCTGTAATTGGTGCTATTATTGGAGCATTAGGAAGTATCATTTCCATTAAACGGTTCTTAAATGTTTAA